In Candidatus Nealsonbacteria bacterium DGGOD1a, one DNA window encodes the following:
- a CDS encoding transposase, giving the protein MKVVIPFYNEIRKVVSIFSQQLKIDKLTNKTGRKLALPIITVLSLAIFKQAGGIATKKSLFTIFNLHKICSYKTLVMSINRWAILALRLMFIIMRMSRKNQHIIKHIDSTDIPVCLFKNANKHKVMKMFASFGRSAKGTYFGLKMHLIADFKRQILAIKFTSANVDDRDVVIKLSKKLNGVFIADAGYVSEKLQRKFHRARKRILLVKARNNMKKIITQFQKKLYDTRMIIELNFRNLKMFYGLITSLPKSVDGYLSNYIYSLLAYQII; this is encoded by the coding sequence ATGAAAGTTGTAATTCCATTTTACAACGAAATCAGGAAGGTGGTAAGTATTTTTTCACAACAATTAAAAATTGACAAGCTCACAAACAAAACCGGTCGAAAATTGGCGTTGCCGATAATCACAGTCTTATCGCTGGCGATATTCAAACAAGCCGGCGGTATCGCTACCAAAAAATCATTATTCACCATTTTCAATCTTCACAAAATCTGCTCCTACAAAACATTGGTCATGAGCATCAATCGTTGGGCAATTCTGGCATTGCGATTAATGTTTATTATCATGAGGATGAGCAGGAAAAACCAACACATTATCAAACACATTGATTCCACCGATATCCCCGTTTGTTTGTTCAAAAATGCCAACAAACACAAAGTGATGAAAATGTTCGCCAGTTTCGGCAGAAGCGCAAAAGGTACCTATTTCGGCTTAAAAATGCACCTGATCGCGGATTTCAAAAGGCAAATACTGGCCATCAAATTCACTTCCGCGAATGTTGACGACCGCGATGTCGTTATCAAATTATCCAAGAAATTGAACGGCGTGTTCATTGCCGACGCCGGATATGTTTCCGAGAAATTGCAAAGAAAATTCCACCGCGCCCGCAAAAGAATTTTGCTGGTGAAAGCCAGAAACAACATGAAAAAAATCATCACTCAATTCCAGAAAAAATTATATGATACCAGAATGATCATTGAATTGAATTTTCGCAATTTGAAAATGTTCTACGGGCTGATTACCAGCCTCCCCAAATCAGTGGACGGATATTTGTCCAATTATATCTACAGTCTGCTGGCTTATCAAATTATTTAG
- a CDS encoding HsdR family type I site-specific deoxyribonuclease has protein sequence MKPTESKSVQERIIKYATEIGWKYVGRDESDTRRSAVDDTISNKGDDAYKKQPYYLEVLMPKLREFNPWLAENFSLPVILPRIEGNRQMLLALRGQSTAYDENEKRERNVTVIDFENWERNVFEVTDEFSFSNGRYGNRQDIVFLINGIPVIVLECKNLTTTEGIDKALDQIRRYHHETPELLALEQGFVASEGMRLEYGVTWDTERRNIFVWKGQPSPKATAWHSNKGGADNLEYKIKTFFNIEHILNIIEKYIMFIEKDETLSKIILREHQANAVEAVLKRALGEEKAHGLIWHTQGSGKTFTMIKTAELLFKSSAADKPTVIMMLDRNELEGQMEGNLTAAGIKNVRKAGSISDLVDILHSDYRGIVITMIHKFRGLPANLNTRKNIFVLIDEAHRTTGSDLGTFMMAAMPKATFIGYTGTPIDKTQYGRGTFKTFGIDDAKGYLHKYSISESIEDGTTLPLYYSLAPNEMLVPKETLEREFLNLAEKHGITDIEELNAILERAVNTRNFLKGQGRIEKVGKFIADHFKQYIEPMNYKAFVVAVDREACALYKQELDKYLPKEWSEVVYTGNNNDSRLLKEFTLDEDKEKEVRRDFTRFGANPKILIVTEKLLTGYDAPILYCMYLDKPMRDHALLQTIARVNRPYENETMKMVKPHGFILDFVGIFDKLEKALSFDSDEINAIIKDLSLLKTQFVKKLDEDTKQYFDLLTGPFNDRMAGVLIEHFRDEEKRKAFFKLYNEIEMIYEIISPDPFLRQYLDQYTTLASMYQIVRNAFAKQVRYDTEFLKKTAGLVREQIQSSPVKLGTELIKLDEKGIEIIKGKNQPDEVKIINLIKTIQRLAEEKSGDPVLISVKERAEDIMDAYTSRQVTTQEALKQLLELAEGEAERSEKQQKEGISSVAWFIRDVLASEKIVDMEAVKDLESITGGYPEFAKSEKLTRDLRNDLYSRLESLGLSLVDQKKITAAIIETIARTCQ, from the coding sequence ATGAAACCTACGGAGTCAAAATCAGTGCAGGAACGGATAATTAAATACGCCACGGAAATTGGATGGAAATATGTTGGTCGCGATGAAAGCGATACTCGACGATCCGCCGTCGATGATACTATTTCAAACAAAGGCGATGATGCATATAAAAAACAACCATATTATTTGGAAGTTTTGATGCCGAAGTTGCGGGAGTTTAATCCTTGGTTGGCGGAAAATTTTAGTTTGCCGGTGATATTGCCCAGAATTGAAGGTAATCGGCAGATGCTTTTGGCATTGCGGGGGCAAAGCACGGCTTATGATGAAAATGAAAAGCGGGAACGGAATGTGACGGTGATTGATTTTGAAAATTGGGAACGGAATGTGTTTGAGGTGACAGATGAATTTTCATTTTCCAATGGCCGTTATGGAAACCGGCAGGATATTGTGTTTTTGATCAATGGGATCCCAGTGATTGTTTTGGAATGCAAGAATCTGACCACGACCGAGGGGATTGATAAAGCGCTGGACCAGATCCGGCGCTACCATCACGAAACGCCCGAACTATTGGCTCTGGAGCAAGGTTTTGTTGCCAGCGAAGGAATGCGACTTGAATATGGCGTAACTTGGGATACGGAACGGCGCAATATCTTTGTTTGGAAGGGCCAGCCTTCGCCAAAGGCTACGGCCTGGCACAGCAACAAGGGCGGCGCGGATAATTTGGAATATAAAATCAAAACATTTTTCAACATAGAGCATATTTTAAACATTATCGAGAAATACATAATGTTTATTGAGAAGGATGAAACACTCTCCAAAATCATTTTGCGGGAGCATCAGGCGAATGCCGTGGAGGCAGTGTTAAAACGAGCATTAGGCGAGGAAAAAGCGCACGGGTTGATCTGGCACACCCAGGGATCAGGCAAGACATTTACAATGATCAAAACTGCCGAGCTTTTATTTAAATCAAGCGCCGCGGATAAGCCAACGGTAATAATGATGCTGGATCGAAACGAGTTGGAGGGGCAAATGGAGGGTAATTTAACTGCCGCGGGGATTAAAAATGTTCGCAAAGCGGGGAGCATCAGCGATTTGGTTGATATTTTACACTCTGATTACCGCGGAATTGTTATTACCATGATCCACAAATTCCGGGGATTACCGGCAAATTTGAATACTCGGAAAAACATTTTTGTTTTAATCGATGAGGCGCATCGCACTACCGGCAGCGATTTGGGAACCTTTATGATGGCGGCTATGCCCAAGGCCACATTTATCGGTTATACCGGCACACCAATTGATAAAACTCAATACGGGAGAGGAACATTCAAAACTTTCGGTATTGATGATGCCAAAGGATATCTACATAAATACAGCATCAGTGAAAGTATTGAAGACGGAACAACTCTGCCGCTTTATTATTCATTGGCGCCCAATGAAATGCTGGTTCCCAAGGAAACCCTTGAACGGGAATTTTTGAATTTGGCCGAAAAGCACGGGATTACCGATATTGAGGAGTTAAACGCGATATTGGAGCGAGCGGTGAATACGAGAAACTTCCTAAAAGGTCAAGGACGCATTGAAAAAGTGGGTAAGTTTATTGCCGACCATTTCAAGCAATATATCGAACCGATGAACTACAAGGCGTTTGTGGTAGCGGTAGATAGGGAAGCCTGCGCCTTATACAAGCAAGAGCTGGATAAATATCTTCCCAAAGAATGGAGCGAAGTGGTTTATACCGGCAATAACAACGATTCCAGACTGTTAAAGGAATTTACCCTCGACGAAGATAAAGAAAAGGAAGTTAGGCGTGATTTCACCAGATTCGGCGCTAATCCAAAGATTTTAATCGTTACCGAAAAACTTTTAACCGGATACGACGCCCCAATTCTGTATTGCATGTATTTGGATAAGCCAATGCGCGATCATGCGTTATTGCAAACCATTGCCCGCGTTAATCGGCCCTATGAAAATGAAACGATGAAGATGGTAAAGCCGCACGGATTTATTTTGGATTTCGTGGGTATTTTTGACAAACTGGAGAAAGCGCTCTCGTTTGACAGCGATGAAATTAACGCGATTATTAAAGATTTATCTCTGCTTAAAACCCAATTCGTGAAAAAGCTGGACGAGGACACTAAGCAGTATTTTGATTTGCTAACAGGGCCGTTCAATGACCGAATGGCAGGTGTCTTAATTGAGCATTTCCGAGATGAAGAAAAACGGAAGGCGTTTTTCAAGCTCTACAACGAAATCGAAATGATTTACGAAATAATTTCGCCTGATCCTTTCCTGCGGCAATATCTTGATCAATACACTACCTTGGCAAGCATGTATCAGATTGTCCGCAACGCATTTGCAAAACAAGTCCGATATGATACCGAATTTCTAAAAAAGACTGCCGGCCTTGTACGCGAACAAATACAAAGCAGCCCGGTTAAGCTTGGGACGGAATTAATAAAACTTGACGAGAAGGGGATTGAGATCATAAAGGGAAAGAATCAGCCCGATGAAGTAAAAATTATCAACCTCATAAAGACTATTCAGCGGTTGGCCGAAGAAAAATCCGGCGATCCGGTGCTAATTTCGGTCAAAGAGCGGGCCGAAGACATCATGGATGCCTATACAAGCCGCCAAGTGACCACGCAAGAGGCTTTAAAGCAGCTGTTGGAATTAGCCGAAGGCGAAGCGGAGCGCAGCGAAAAACAACAAAAAGAAGGTATTTCCAGCGTCGCCTGGTTTATCCGCGATGTTTTGGCTAGCGAGAAAATCGTGGATATGGAAGCGGTTAAGGATTTGGAATCAATAACCGGCGGCTATCCGGAATTTGCCAAAAGCGAAAAACTGACCCGGGATTTGAGAAATGATTTATACAGCCGGCTGGAATCATTGGGCTTATCTCTTGTTGACCAGAAAAAAATTACTGCTGCGATCATTGAAACAATCGCAAGAACTTGTCAATGA
- a CDS encoding type I restriction-modification system subunit M, protein MKTKKLPPKTENKPLESWIWDAACAIRGAKDAGKFKDYILPLIFVKRLCDVFDDEVNKIAKATGSRKEALKRIDADHSRVRFYLPIRAKDPKTQDTWSVIRSLSNNIGEELTRIIREIASNNSALDGVIDSVDYNATTRGQREIDDDRLSNLIEAISQKRLGLADVEPDIIGRSYEYLIRKFAEGSGQSAGEFYTPREVGMVMANIMDPEPGMEIYDCACGSAGLLIKCELALKEKMDKLGKKIFAPLRLYGQENISSTWAMAKMNMVIHDMEGEIELGDTFNNPKFKDASGKGIKKFNRCVANPMWNQPGFNEEIYTNDIYGRFPAGNPGGKGDWGWVQHIYSSLNDNGRAAIVLDTGGASRGSGNANTNKEKDVRKWFIDHDIIEGVLYLPENLFYNTTAPGIIIFLNKSKPANLKDKVFLINASKEFKKGDPKNYLGDDQIKKISQTFNSKKETENFSKFIGRDEIAKNDYNISPSRYINLGGTEEYKPVEEILSELAIVEAKAKEADKNLKKVLKDFGFNK, encoded by the coding sequence ATGAAAACTAAAAAATTACCGCCTAAAACTGAAAATAAGCCGCTAGAAAGCTGGATTTGGGACGCGGCTTGCGCTATTCGCGGGGCTAAAGATGCCGGAAAGTTCAAGGATTACATTTTACCGCTTATTTTTGTTAAGCGGCTTTGCGATGTATTTGACGATGAGGTAAATAAAATCGCCAAAGCCACCGGGTCGCGCAAGGAGGCGCTCAAACGCATTGATGCCGATCATTCGCGGGTGCGTTTCTATTTACCGATTCGCGCCAAAGACCCAAAAACCCAGGATACTTGGAGTGTAATCCGTTCGCTTTCAAATAATATCGGAGAAGAACTAACACGGATCATTCGGGAAATCGCGAGCAATAATTCGGCCCTTGATGGCGTGATTGATTCAGTTGACTACAACGCCACCACTCGAGGCCAGCGGGAGATTGACGACGACCGGCTTTCCAACCTGATTGAAGCAATCAGCCAAAAACGGCTTGGATTGGCGGATGTGGAACCGGATATCATTGGCCGGAGTTATGAATATCTGATTCGCAAATTTGCCGAAGGTTCCGGGCAGTCGGCGGGCGAATTTTACACCCCGCGGGAAGTGGGAATGGTGATGGCAAACATTATGGACCCGGAACCGGGAATGGAAATTTATGATTGCGCCTGCGGATCGGCCGGACTGCTCATCAAATGCGAATTGGCGCTCAAGGAGAAAATGGATAAACTCGGAAAAAAGATATTCGCGCCCCTGCGTTTATATGGCCAAGAGAATATCAGCTCCACTTGGGCAATGGCCAAGATGAACATGGTGATCCACGATATGGAAGGTGAAATAGAACTGGGTGATACTTTTAATAATCCAAAATTCAAAGATGCGAGCGGAAAAGGCATAAAAAAATTTAATCGCTGCGTGGCAAACCCGATGTGGAACCAGCCGGGATTTAACGAAGAAATCTATACCAATGACATTTATGGCCGGTTTCCGGCGGGCAATCCGGGCGGGAAAGGCGACTGGGGCTGGGTTCAACATATTTATTCAAGCTTAAACGATAACGGTCGGGCCGCAATCGTGCTTGATACCGGCGGGGCATCACGTGGCAGCGGCAACGCCAACACCAATAAAGAAAAGGATGTGCGCAAGTGGTTCATTGACCACGATATTATTGAAGGAGTTTTGTATTTGCCCGAAAACCTGTTTTATAACACCACCGCCCCGGGAATTATTATTTTCCTGAATAAAAGCAAACCGGCCAATCTCAAGGATAAAGTATTTTTGATCAATGCCAGCAAAGAATTCAAAAAAGGCGATCCCAAAAATTATCTTGGCGACGATCAAATCAAAAAAATTTCCCAAACATTTAATTCAAAAAAGGAAACTGAAAATTTCAGCAAATTTATCGGCAGAGATGAAATTGCCAAAAACGACTACAATATTTCACCCTCGCGCTACATCAACCTCGGCGGAACAGAGGAATATAAGCCGGTAGAAGAAATTTTAAGCGAACTGGCGATAGTTGAAGCCAAAGCAAAGGAAGCGGATAAAAACTTGAAGAAAGTTTTAAAAGACTTTGGATTTAATAAATAA
- the ychF gene encoding redox-regulated ATPase YchF: MSLHVGIVGLPNVGKSTLFKTITKKQVDCANYPFCTIDPNIGVVAVNDERVDKLAELTKSVKKIFTTVEFVDIAGLVKGASTGEGLGNKFLQNIRETDAILYILRAFKNEKIVNTESSVNPLRDKDILDTELALKDLETVSKRLDGAESETRGNKPGAKEEASALTKIKPLLEQGNILSEMALSGDEKKIIGHLQLLTMKPRLYVLNGVEAEIDPAVLETFKKNGWSYIIIDILGENEGEGLTPQEKKEFDLPNGENLDLLIKKSYELLNLITFFTTGPDETRAWTLKKGSAAPQAGGAIHTDFEKKFIRAEVVNWQDLLSAGGFSQAREKALIRTEGKEYIVQDGDVIEIKANA; encoded by the coding sequence ATGTCTCTTCATGTCGGAATTGTGGGATTGCCCAATGTTGGCAAATCCACATTATTCAAAACTATCACCAAAAAGCAGGTGGACTGCGCGAATTATCCGTTTTGCACCATTGATCCGAACATCGGCGTGGTGGCGGTCAATGACGAACGCGTCGACAAACTGGCCGAACTGACAAAATCAGTCAAAAAAATATTTACCACCGTGGAATTCGTGGACATTGCCGGGTTGGTCAAGGGCGCGTCCACGGGCGAAGGATTGGGCAACAAATTTCTGCAAAACATCCGCGAAACCGATGCGATTCTGTATATTTTGCGGGCGTTCAAAAACGAAAAAATCGTCAACACTGAAAGTTCGGTTAATCCCTTGCGCGACAAGGATATTTTGGATACCGAATTGGCGTTAAAAGATTTGGAAACCGTTTCCAAACGGCTGGACGGCGCGGAAAGCGAAACGCGCGGAAATAAACCGGGCGCGAAAGAAGAAGCATCGGCCTTGACCAAAATCAAACCGCTTCTGGAACAAGGAAATATTTTATCCGAGATGGCGTTGAGCGGCGATGAGAAAAAAATTATCGGTCATCTACAATTACTAACGATGAAACCGCGGCTCTATGTTTTGAACGGCGTTGAAGCGGAAATCGATCCCGCGGTTTTAGAAACTTTTAAAAAGAATGGCTGGTCTTATATTATCATTGATATTTTGGGCGAGAATGAAGGCGAAGGTTTGACGCCGCAAGAAAAAAAAGAATTCGATCTGCCCAACGGCGAAAATTTGGATTTATTGATCAAAAAATCATACGAGCTTTTGAATCTGATCACATTTTTCACCACCGGCCCGGACGAAACCCGCGCCTGGACATTAAAGAAGGGGAGTGCCGCGCCTCAAGCCGGCGGCGCAATTCATACCGATTTTGAAAAAAAATTCATCCGCGCCGAAGTGGTCAACTGGCAAGACCTTTTGAGCGCCGGGGGATTCTCCCAGGCCCGCGAAAAAGCCCTGATTCGCACCGAAGGCAAAGAATATATCGTCCAAGATGGCGATGTGATCGAAATCAAAGCCAATGCCTAG
- a CDS encoding serine hydrolase: MAFFGYCPGTIQAFDWPAGAALIQRIQVLKQEIYNAKMLIVSAKSKKPNTAQAYLAMDLTNGAALMVKNPDKAYPIASTAKLMTAVIASENIDSEKTIALTKDMLSPEGSSPAIFAGLNISAKNLLQASLIQSTNDAAESLSYFIGREKFLALMNQKAKEIGMARTFFADVHGLDKQNLSTARDMAKLLTYIRKNNPKILEATKNNNFWLPDAQGKLLRFMNLNNFYGLPEFAGGKSGYSPEARQTFAGIFNINNKPIAIVLLRSTDFQSDTFKIIERLKN; this comes from the coding sequence ATGGCTTTTTTCGGGTATTGCCCGGGAACAATCCAGGCTTTTGATTGGCCGGCCGGCGCGGCGCTGATTCAAAGAATCCAAGTCCTTAAACAAGAAATCTACAACGCAAAAATGCTGATCGTGAGCGCGAAATCAAAGAAACCCAACACCGCCCAAGCCTATCTGGCGATGGATTTAACGAACGGCGCGGCGCTTATGGTAAAAAATCCCGACAAAGCCTATCCGATCGCTTCCACCGCCAAATTGATGACCGCCGTTATCGCCTCGGAAAATATCGATTCCGAAAAAACGATAGCTCTGACCAAGGATATGCTTTCTCCCGAAGGAAGCAGCCCGGCCATTTTTGCCGGCTTAAACATCAGCGCGAAAAATCTTTTGCAAGCCAGCCTGATCCAATCGACCAACGATGCCGCCGAGTCGCTGTCTTATTTCATCGGCCGGGAAAAATTCCTGGCGCTAATGAACCAAAAAGCCAAAGAGATTGGAATGGCGCGCACCTTTTTCGCCGATGTTCACGGATTGGACAAGCAAAATCTCTCCACCGCTCGCGATATGGCCAAGCTTTTAACTTATATCCGCAAAAACAATCCTAAAATTCTGGAAGCCACGAAGAACAATAATTTTTGGCTGCCGGACGCGCAAGGCAAACTGCTCCGGTTTATGAATCTGAATAATTTTTACGGCTTGCCCGAATTTGCGGGCGGGAAAAGCGGCTATTCTCCCGAAGCCCGGCAAACCTTCGCCGGAATTTTCAACATCAACAATAAACCGATCGCCATTGTTTTGCTCCGCTCAACCGATTTTCAATCCGATACATTCAAAATCATCGAACGGCTAAAAAATTGA
- a CDS encoding DUF3800 domain-containing protein, producing the protein MLVFIDESGDPGLKIDKGSSRFFVIGLVIFEDNDEAAACDQRIELLKRELGKQPSDEFHFKTNLNRVKETFLKAVSPYNFFYYGIVINKDPKKLYGEGFKNKESFYKYACGLVFENAKEKLRNSIIIIDKSGNLDFRNQLGKYLRRKMNGKDRIIKKIKMQRSESNNLLQLADYIAGVIYRSVRNERKKADDYRKIIAHREIYVQIWPK; encoded by the coding sequence ATGCTGGTATTTATTGATGAATCAGGAGATCCGGGTTTAAAAATTGACAAGGGATCAAGCAGATTTTTTGTTATCGGCCTTGTAATTTTTGAAGATAACGATGAGGCGGCGGCGTGCGACCAAAGAATTGAATTATTGAAACGCGAACTTGGAAAGCAACCATCAGATGAGTTTCATTTTAAAACCAACCTAAACAGGGTTAAAGAAACTTTCTTGAAAGCAGTTTCACCATATAATTTTTTTTATTATGGGATTGTTATCAATAAAGATCCGAAAAAGTTATATGGGGAGGGATTTAAAAATAAAGAATCGTTTTATAAATATGCCTGCGGATTGGTTTTTGAAAACGCCAAAGAAAAACTGCGCAATTCCATTATAATAATCGATAAAAGCGGTAATCTTGATTTTAGAAACCAACTCGGAAAATATCTGCGAAGAAAAATGAACGGCAAGGATCGAATCATTAAAAAGATAAAAATGCAGCGATCAGAAAGCAACAATTTGCTTCAACTTGCCGATTATATTGCTGGAGTCATTTACCGTTCGGTGAGGAATGAAAGAAAAAAGGCGGATGATTATCGCAAGATAATTGCACACCGCGAGATATATGTTCAAATATGGCCGAAATAA
- a CDS encoding restriction endonuclease subunit S, producing MKTKNQTKKEWEIISFQNCLERVIIGRDRQIKERDYLKSGSYPIVDQGKSKIAGFTNDKNKVISEIQPFVIFGDHTRIIKYIDFLIALGADGTKIIKPNSQFDPKFFYYQLLNINIPSKGYNRHYSILKEKRLSVPSIFEQKVVANILTTVQEAIAGQEKLIAKLKELKQSMMQFLFTHGTKGEKTKMTEIGEIPDSWATNKIRKFGKIVTGNTPSTKKFEYYGEPYKLVSPADLTDALFIDTAHRKITKEGLMVARSVPKNSLLVGCIGNVGKIGITQDEITAFNQQINAIAVNDDFNYLFVYYLLIFYREILESKSAKVTLPILNKSNFEEIEFYTPDIVEQEKIADILYSIDKKIETIQNRLSAYQNLFKTLLHELMSGDRKVNF from the coding sequence ATGAAAACCAAAAATCAAACAAAAAAAGAATGGGAAATAATTTCTTTTCAAAATTGTTTAGAGAGGGTGATAATCGGCAGAGATAGGCAAATTAAGGAAAGGGATTATTTGAAATCGGGAAGTTATCCTATTGTTGATCAAGGCAAGTCAAAAATTGCTGGATTTACAAATGACAAAAATAAAGTAATTTCCGAAATTCAGCCTTTCGTTATTTTTGGCGATCATACGCGAATTATAAAATATATAGACTTTTTAATTGCTTTAGGGGCAGACGGAACGAAAATTATAAAACCAAATAGTCAATTTGATCCTAAATTTTTTTACTACCAACTTCTAAATATCAATATCCCAAGTAAAGGCTACAATCGCCATTATTCAATTTTGAAAGAAAAGAGATTGTCTGTACCAAGTATTTTCGAACAGAAAGTTGTTGCTAATATACTGACAACGGTGCAGGAGGCGATTGCAGGGCAAGAGAAGTTGATTGCCAAGCTCAAAGAATTGAAACAGAGCATGATGCAATTCCTTTTTACGCACGGCACGAAAGGCGAAAAAACCAAAATGACCGAAATTGGCGAGATTCCTGATAGTTGGGCAACAAATAAGATAAGAAAATTTGGTAAAATTGTTACTGGAAATACACCGTCGACAAAAAAATTTGAATATTATGGCGAGCCCTATAAATTAGTATCGCCGGCGGATTTAACAGATGCTTTATTTATCGACACCGCGCATCGTAAAATTACAAAAGAGGGTCTAATGGTTGCGCGATCGGTACCTAAAAATTCGTTATTGGTTGGTTGCATTGGCAATGTAGGAAAAATTGGAATAACCCAGGATGAAATAACGGCATTTAATCAGCAAATAAATGCAATTGCAGTTAACGATGATTTTAATTATTTATTCGTTTACTATCTTTTGATTTTTTATCGTGAAATTCTTGAAAGTAAATCAGCAAAGGTTACACTTCCAATTTTGAATAAATCCAATTTTGAAGAAATAGAATTTTATACGCCCGATATCGTAGAACAAGAAAAAATCGCTGATATTTTATATTCAATTGATAAAAAAATTGAAACTATTCAAAATAGATTATCCGCTTATCAGAATCTTTTTAAAACCCTTCTCCACGAACTAATGAGCGGCGACCGGAAGGTAAATTTTTAA
- a CDS encoding DUF2806 domain-containing protein, which produces MANIIPKSIDNLIDQSINPLARGFVQFVLLKLGLSEEIMKVKNVVAAEKVSRRWQIEAPKWILMEAKKLERQYDNLGKVMIKSAGMITATESKITEDNDVFWGLLEHSKEVSNEQMQDLISRIIAGEYNNPGTYSMSTLQVLRSLGKNELALFERIGSLLIGKRHLPMILFTGNQPASKIVDLIKIDFEDLQKLQGLNIFLPNSMTQTLQNPEKKKILIQYFDKNFFYELVNGNIDASALFPSFYGLTIAGKQILNHLSPKYIDDYYVWIKENYFELRNPLLKKNDCETKTCPRRGVWRKTFDCGKFFHGSQLNNLISQQTVDIIGQISVH; this is translated from the coding sequence ATGGCAAATATAATCCCGAAATCAATCGATAATTTAATTGATCAATCAATAAATCCTTTAGCAAGGGGGTTTGTTCAGTTTGTATTGCTAAAGCTCGGCTTAAGCGAGGAAATAATGAAAGTAAAAAATGTTGTTGCGGCTGAAAAAGTAAGCCGAAGGTGGCAGATAGAAGCCCCGAAATGGATTTTAATGGAAGCAAAAAAATTAGAGCGTCAATATGATAATCTCGGTAAGGTTATGATTAAAAGCGCAGGGATGATCACTGCAACGGAAAGCAAAATAACTGAAGATAATGATGTATTTTGGGGCCTACTCGAACATTCCAAAGAAGTATCTAATGAACAAATGCAGGATTTGATATCAAGAATTATTGCTGGAGAGTACAATAATCCAGGTACTTATTCAATGAGTACATTGCAAGTTTTAAGAAGCTTAGGTAAAAATGAACTTGCATTATTTGAAAGAATCGGAAGCCTGTTAATTGGGAAAAGGCATTTACCGATGATTCTTTTTACGGGAAATCAACCAGCCAGTAAAATAGTTGATCTTATAAAAATTGATTTTGAAGACTTGCAAAAACTACAAGGTCTAAATATTTTTTTGCCAAACAGTATGACTCAAACACTACAAAATCCTGAAAAAAAGAAGATATTGATACAATATTTTGATAAAAATTTTTTTTACGAGTTGGTAAACGGGAACATTGATGCTTCCGCTCTATTCCCTAGTTTTTATGGACTAACGATTGCCGGAAAACAAATACTCAATCATCTTTCTCCAAAATATATTGACGATTATTATGTATGGATTAAAGAAAATTACTTTGAATTACGAAACCCGCTTTTAAAGAAAAACGATTGCGAAACAAAAACCTGCCCGCGTCGCGGGGTTTGGCGGAAAACATTCGATTGCGGTAAGTTTTTTCACGGTTCACAACTAAATAATTTGATAAGCCAGCAGACTGTAGATATAATTGGACAAATATCCGTCCACTGA
- a CDS encoding M48 family metallopeptidase, whose amino-acid sequence MTKEPVKTWESKREFKEEVYLNADKFKVKVKQITVRPMTRKWASCSTNGYFTFNAELLGMDRTLGQYVIVHEILHYHIPNHGKLWKSLMKTHLGDYKEFEDKLRQLS is encoded by the coding sequence ATGACAAAGGAACCAGTAAAAACTTGGGAATCGAAGCGGGAATTTAAGGAAGAGGTCTATTTGAACGCCGATAAATTCAAGGTGAAAGTGAAACAGATCACCGTTAGACCAATGACCCGCAAATGGGCAAGCTGTTCCACTAATGGTTATTTTACCTTCAACGCGGAGTTGCTCGGAATGGACCGCACCCTTGGCCAGTATGTAATCGTACACGAGATATTGCACTATCACATCCCAAACCACGGCAAGCTCTGGAAAAGCTTAATGAAAACCCACTTAGGCGATTACAAGGAATTTGAAGATAAGTTAAGGCAATTATCCTAA